A region from the Tachyglossus aculeatus isolate mTacAcu1 chromosome Y4, mTacAcu1.pri, whole genome shotgun sequence genome encodes:
- the SLC35G6 gene encoding solute carrier family 35 member G6, translating to MRPNSSCWTLADLLHRSPSPTARGSRCQNLWRRCQPSDVTKGLLVALVGGGLPAGFVGPFSRMAYQTSRLPSLELLLCRCLFHLPLAAALGSRGRPLFGPAGARGRAWLHALLNVLSIGCAYSAVLVVPSGNASTVRKGSSTVCSTLLALCLESQRLSGYDWCGLLGSTLGLLIIVGPNLGTLKEGAEGVYMALGYVLAVLGGLALALGLLVYRSLDFPSCFLTVAFLFGVVGVLGALPSLFVLQTPIWPQDPLTWSCVVAVAILALVSFMCASYAVTKAHPALVCAVLHSEVVVALALQYYVLYEAVAPSDIMGAGVVLGSIAIITAQNLSCDRGDRGGVGTPGAGVEAGRRPRDRLGSLEEGLTSGGED from the coding sequence ATGCGTCCCAACTCGTCCTGCTGGACCTTAGCCGACCTCCTGCACCGGTCTCCCTCCCCGACGGCGCGGGGCTCCCGCTGCCAGAACCTGTGGCGCCGCTGCCAGCCCTCGGACGTCACCAAGGGGCTCCTGGTGGCCCTGGTGGGCGGGGGGCTCCCGGCGGGCTTCGTGGGGCCCTTCTCCCGCATGGCCTATCAGACCAGCCGCCTGCCCTCGCTGGAGCTGCTCCTGTGTCGCTGCCTCTTCCACCTGCCCCTGGCAGCGGCCCTGGGCTCCCGGGGCCGCCCGCTGTTCGGGCCggcgggggcccggggccgggcctgGCTCCACGCCCTGCTCAACGTCCTGAGCATCGGCTGCGCCTACAGTGCGGTCCTGGTGGTGCCCAGCGGCAACGCCTCCACGGTGCGCAAGGGCTCGTCCACCGTCTGCTCCACGCTGCTGGCCCTGTGCCTCGAGAGCCAGCGCCTCAGCGGCTACGACTGGTGCGGCCTGCTGGGCAGCACCCTGGGCCTCCTCATCATCGTCGGGCCCAACCTGGGCACCCTGAAGGAAGGGGCCGAGGGCGTCTACATGGCCCTGGGCTACGTGCTGGCCGTCCTGGGCGGGCTGGCCCTGGCGCTGGGCCTGCTGGTCTACCGCTCCCTAGACTTCCCCTCCTGCTTCTTGACCGTGGCCTTCCTGTTCGGTGTGGTCGGCGTCCTGGGGGCCCTCCCGAGCCTCTTCGTCCTGCAGACCCCCATCTGGCCCCAGGACCCCCTGACGTGGAGCTGCGTGGTGGCGGTGGCCATCCtcgccctggtctccttcatgTGCGCCAGCTACGCCGTGACCAAGGCGCACCCGGCCCTGGTGTGCGCCGTGCTGCACTCGGAGGTGGTGGTGGCCCTGGCCCTGCAGTACTACGTCCTCTACGAGGCCGTGGCCCCGTCCGACATCATGGGCGCCGGCGTGGTCCTGGGGAGCATCGCCATCATCACCGCCCAGAACCTCAGCTGCGACCGGGGCGACCGAGGCGGCGTGGGGACGCCTGGGGCCGGAGTCGAGGCCGGTCGGCGGCCCCGGGACCGCCTGGGCTCCCTCGAGGAGGGCCTGACGTCGGGCGGAGAGGACTGA